CGGCAGCTTGTTCAGGCCGGTCACGTGGAACTTGTAGCCGGAACCGAAGGCGGCCAGCGGGGGCACATCGCCGAACGAGGTGTCGTAGGGCTTGTATTCAGCAGGCGGTACCGTGGGGGCGGCACGGTCGATCACTTCCAGTTCGCCCGGCTCGGGGAACACGATCCGCTCACGCATGTGGGCAACGATTTCGTCCGGCAGGACGTGGACCGGAATACGGTACTTCTCGGCCAGGTTGAAGGCCCGGACCACCATCTCATAGGTTTCCTGCACGGAGGCAGGCATCAGGGCGATGGTGGCGTGGTCGCCGTGGGTGCCCCAGCGGGCGCACATCACGTCGGACTGGGACGGACCGGTGGGCATGCCGGTGGAAGGGCCGCCGCGCATGACGTTATACACAACGCAGGGAATCTCGGCGATGCAGCCGTAGCCGATCAGCTCCTGCTTGAGGGACAGGCCGGGGCCGGAGGTGGAGGTCAGGGCCTTCTTGCCTGCCAGGGCACCGCCCAGCAGAGCAGCCATGGCACCGATCTCGTCTTCCATCTGGATGAACTTGCCGCCCACCTTGGGCAGCTCAACGGACATCACCTCAGCCACTTCGGTTGAGGGGGTAATGGGGTAACCGGCGAAGAATTTGCAGCCGGCGTACAAGGCGCCGTGTGCTGCCGCTTCGTTACCCTGCAAAAACGCAACTTTCTTGGACACAGTAAATTCCTCCCGTCTCGTTATTCAGCGTGGACTTTGATGGCGAAGTCGGGGCAGCGCAGTTCGCACTGCATACACTTGATGCAGGCTTCCAGGTCTTTCACGGCAACCACGAAACCCTTCATCTCGAGAACCTTCTTGGGGCAGAACTCCACACAGATGTGACACCCCTTACAGTATTTCTCGATGATCTCGATTCTTGGCAACTTTTTCTCTTCTGACATCTGGCGTGTACTCCTTTTATCCGTATTCGGAAGTGTAAAATAGCGGCCCCCTGATGCGCCAAAAGAAGGGCGGCTCGTGCCGCCCTTCTTTTTAGCAGCCACCGGGAAGTCCGGTTAAAATCAGCCGTTCAGGATGCTGTCCAGGCTGTCCACCAGACCTTTAACGGCGGCGACAGACTTGTCCATCATGGCCTGCTCTTCTGCGTCCAGCTTGAACTGGAGGATGTTTTCCACACCCTTTTCGCCCAACACGGCCGGAACGCCGACGTAGTAGCCGTTCACGCCGAACTCACCCTGCAGGTAGCAGCAGGTGGGCAGAACGC
The window above is part of the Trichlorobacter ammonificans genome. Proteins encoded here:
- a CDS encoding 2-oxoacid:acceptor oxidoreductase subunit alpha; the protein is MSKKVAFLQGNEAAAHGALYAGCKFFAGYPITPSTEVAEVMSVELPKVGGKFIQMEDEIGAMAALLGGALAGKKALTSTSGPGLSLKQELIGYGCIAEIPCVVYNVMRGGPSTGMPTGPSQSDVMCARWGTHGDHATIALMPASVQETYEMVVRAFNLAEKYRIPVHVLPDEIVAHMRERIVFPEPGELEVIDRAAPTVPPAEYKPYDTSFGDVPPLAAFGSGYKFHVTGLNKLPDGFPTTKAEYVQAEEERQIRKVMANVDDIVDFEEYMLDDAEIAVVAYGSTSRSARYAVNVAREQGIKAGMFRIKTFWPFPDKQIKALAQKVKGFIVPEMNLGMCSLEIERCSLGKALVLGINRVDGEPINPDQILEKMKEVK
- a CDS encoding 4Fe-4S binding protein, translated to MSEEKKLPRIEIIEKYCKGCHICVEFCPKKVLEMKGFVVAVKDLEACIKCMQCELRCPDFAIKVHAE